Proteins encoded by one window of Perca fluviatilis chromosome 13, GENO_Pfluv_1.0, whole genome shotgun sequence:
- the LOC120571563 gene encoding uncharacterized protein LOC120571563 isoform X1 has translation MRVNIYLLILVLGYKAAAGIIHEIVEEKTPVTLPCPHSVEGDVTWSRERNGDKTDILTVNGGSEIKHISGRRYSSLADKTLFILNPVISDSGRYFCNNEAAADLTVIPSGTILVPASERTSITLTCPHDVGASHVPTWSRDSGGIPLRRFDVSPVDQTLTITDVQPGDSGLYYCDGKPAVYLNVIKVPQQFSSWVYGVVGSFLLLLLFLIIVYFTRRRFKRRGSEERGPVYEEIQEGFLLQPTNGSEERGPVYDQIQGGFVLQPTNGGGTLTAQAAAHCMADVSDGSNRHGPTYDTIPDLPPVKKKTVTSLPNESPYSLIGNHTNKRFVTAN, from the exons ATGAGGGTGAATATCTACCTGCTCATCTTAGTGCTTGGCTATAAGGCCGCTGCAG GAATAATCCATGAAATAGTTGAAGAAAAGACACCGGTGACTCTGCCATGTCCTCACTCTGTGGAGGGAGACGTGACGTGGAGCAGAGAGAGGAATGGAGACAAAACTGACATACTGACAGTTAATGGAGGCAGTGAAATAAAACACATATCGGGCAGAcgatacagttcattagctgatAAGACACTGTTCATTCTAAATCCTGTAATCTCAGACTCTGGAAGATACTTCTGTAACAATGAAGCAGCTGCAGATCTGACGGTGATCCCATCAG GAACAATTCTAGTCCCTGCTTCAGAGAGGACCAGCATCACTCTGACATGTCCTCATGATGTCGGAGCATCACATGTTCCAACATGGAGCAGAGACTCTGGTGGAATACCACTAAGAAGGTTTGATGTTTCCCCTGTTGACCAGACGTTGACTATAACAGACGTGCAGCCTGGTGACTCCGGACTTTACTACTGTGATGGAAAACCAGCTGTTTATCTGAACGTGATCAAAG TCCCTCAACAATTTTCTAGTTGGGTGTATGGAGTAGTCggctccttcctcctcctcctcctctttctcatcATCGTCTACTTCACTCGGAGACGTTTTAAAAGACGAG GAAGTGAAGAAAGAGGCCCCGTCTATGAAGAGATACAGGAGGGATTTTTGCTTCAGCCGACTAATG GAAGTGAAGAAAGAGGCCCCGTCTATGACCAGATACAGGGTGGATTTGTGCTTCAGCCGACTAATG GTGGAGGAACATTGACCGCACAAGCAGCTGCACACTGCATGGCAGATGTTTCAG ATGGATCAAACCGACATGGTCCCACGTATGACACCATCCCTGATCTTCCaccagtgaagaagaagaccG TGACATCTCTTCCTAATGAGTCCCCATATTCCTTGATTGGAAATCATACAAATAAAAG GTTTGTCACAGCAAATTGA
- the LOC120571563 gene encoding uncharacterized protein LOC120571563 isoform X2 — protein sequence MRVNIYLLILVLGYKAAAGIIHEIVEEKTPVTLPCPHSVEGDVTWSRERNGDKTDILTVNGGSEIKHISGRRYSSLADKTLFILNPVISDSGRYFCNNEAAADLTVIPSGTILVPASERTSITLTCPHDVGASHVPTWSRDSGGIPLRRFDVSPVDQTLTITDVQPGDSGLYYCDGKPAVYLNVIKVPQQFSSWVYGVVGSFLLLLLFLIIVYFTRRRFKRRGSEERGPVYEEIQEGFLLQPTNGGGTLTAQAAAHCMADVSDGSNRHGPTYDTIPDLPPVKKKTVTSLPNESPYSLIGNHTNKRFVTAN from the exons ATGAGGGTGAATATCTACCTGCTCATCTTAGTGCTTGGCTATAAGGCCGCTGCAG GAATAATCCATGAAATAGTTGAAGAAAAGACACCGGTGACTCTGCCATGTCCTCACTCTGTGGAGGGAGACGTGACGTGGAGCAGAGAGAGGAATGGAGACAAAACTGACATACTGACAGTTAATGGAGGCAGTGAAATAAAACACATATCGGGCAGAcgatacagttcattagctgatAAGACACTGTTCATTCTAAATCCTGTAATCTCAGACTCTGGAAGATACTTCTGTAACAATGAAGCAGCTGCAGATCTGACGGTGATCCCATCAG GAACAATTCTAGTCCCTGCTTCAGAGAGGACCAGCATCACTCTGACATGTCCTCATGATGTCGGAGCATCACATGTTCCAACATGGAGCAGAGACTCTGGTGGAATACCACTAAGAAGGTTTGATGTTTCCCCTGTTGACCAGACGTTGACTATAACAGACGTGCAGCCTGGTGACTCCGGACTTTACTACTGTGATGGAAAACCAGCTGTTTATCTGAACGTGATCAAAG TCCCTCAACAATTTTCTAGTTGGGTGTATGGAGTAGTCggctccttcctcctcctcctcctctttctcatcATCGTCTACTTCACTCGGAGACGTTTTAAAAGACGAG GAAGTGAAGAAAGAGGCCCCGTCTATGAAGAGATACAGGAGGGATTTTTGCTTCAGCCGACTAATG GTGGAGGAACATTGACCGCACAAGCAGCTGCACACTGCATGGCAGATGTTTCAG ATGGATCAAACCGACATGGTCCCACGTATGACACCATCCCTGATCTTCCaccagtgaagaagaagaccG TGACATCTCTTCCTAATGAGTCCCCATATTCCTTGATTGGAAATCATACAAATAAAAG GTTTGTCACAGCAAATTGA